The DNA segment TGAAGCGAAGCCTAAACTTCGGCTTGCCTGTATTATCGAATCGATCGTCTATTTTGTGGGGCCGCAACACGGTGCCGTTTCCGATTCTTCTGCTGATCGTCAACCTCGTCGGCACCCTCTTCCTGGTGGGGCTGATCTGGACGATTCAGGTGGTGCACTATCCTCTTTTCAGTGGTGTGGGAGATAGCCAGTTCATTGCCTACCAGAAGCGACACCAGTTTTTAGTCACGTTGGTTGTTGGGCCCGTAATGCTTCTGGAGGCCATTAGTTCGCTTCTGTTGGTGTTCTATCCGCCGATGGGGATCAGCAGTTCGATGGTCCAGTTCGGATTTTTATTGGTTTGCGTGATCTGGATTTCGACCGCCGCCGTTCAGGTCCCCTGTCACACCAGACTGCTGGAAGGATTTAGTCCGAATACGCATCGTTGGCTGGTTCGTTCCAACTGGATTCGGACGGTCGCTTGGACGGTGCGAGGTGCTCTGCTGTGCTGGATGCTAGTCGAAGTTCTGTCGGTCCGGTTGTGAGAGGATGGACCTGATTTCTCGTTCGCAATCGTTTCGGTTTCGCTTGAATCCGTCTGTTGTGCTCTTCCGCGTTTCGATCGATTAGAATTGACGCTGCGAAGATTCAGGTCGCTCGATGAGCGAGTTTTTGTGTTGCATTTTTGAGGTTTTCCGCAGATGAACGATCGGTCCGATTTCGACAAACGTCTACCGCTCAACCGAAGGCAAGCCATCGGCGCGATCGCCGGAGGCGTTGCCGCGGCTTCCATGACATCCCCGGTAGATGCGGCCGACCAGTCCTCGTTGGTGGTTGATTCGCATCTTCATTGTTTTGCTGGTCCGGAGGATGCCCGTTTTCCGTATCATGAGCGGGCTCCCTATCGCCCAGGTCAACCTGCAACGCCTGAATTCCTGCTTGAGCGTATGGATGGTGCTGGAGTGGATCATGCGATTGTTGTTCATCCCGAACCCTACCAAGATGACCATCGCTATCTGGAACACTGCATCGACATCGGAAATGGACGATTGAAGGGCACCTGCCTGTTCTTTTCAGACCAGCCGAAATCGCTCGAACGTTTGCCGCAATTTTTAAGGCAGCACGAGGATCATATCGTCGCGACAAGGCTGCATGCGTATGCTCCGGGACGATTGCCACCGTGGGGAAGTCCGGAGCTTGATCGGTTGTGGGCCATCGCTACCGACGCGGGAGTCGCCATGCAGGTCCACTTGGAGCCTCGTTATGCCGCGCGGCTTGATCCCTACTTGCGTCGTTACAAAGAGACGCGTGTTATCATCGACCATCTGGGACGCCCGATGCAAGGGACCCCCGAAGAACACGCTGTCGTGCTGGGATGGTCGGAGCTACCGAACACGGTCATGAAGCTGGCTGCGATTCCTCCGCAGGACAAATATCCCCATCGCGACGTTGCACCGGTCATTGCGAGACTAGCGGAGCTTTGGGGTGCCGAGCGACTGATCTACGGAGGAGGTTTTAACGCCAATACAACAGATGCGTCGTACCGAGAATACCGGCAGAAAATTGCGGCGATGCTTCCCAATTTCAGCGATGAGGATAGGAAGAAAGTTCTTGGTGGAAATGCTGCAAAATTGTTTGGGTTTGATGCCTAAACATCGATGCATATCATATGCCGGTGCCTCGAATGTGATCGCTTCGAAGGCAGGTTTAGCGATATTCGTCTAGTGCGGATCTGCAAGTCCGGTGTCCGGTTTTCTTGTCTCTCCCGACGCCGGGCAGCGTTTGTGGTTTGACGACGAAGATCGCTGGCATTGAGGTCGTGTCGCCAGCAAAGCTTCTTGCGTTCTGTTAGGTAGGGCTGCGGATCAGGTGCTTAGTTGCATCAATACGATTCGCGATCTTCCCCCAGGATATTCTCCGTCTTTTAACCCGCGGCCATTACCGTTGGGAGCGTTGGAGGTCAATAACGCAAGTCGTCTACCATCGGGGTGCAGGCTTAGCGAGAGTCCATTGGATAGTTTTTTGTCGATCAGTAACGCCTGTTCGGATTCAGGATGCCACAACCAGAAAGGTCCCTTGCGGGGGAAAGCAGAAGAACAGGCAACAACGTTTCCTGAGGAATGAAACATGGCATCGTAGGCGAATCCATCGTTTTGATCGCCAACGACCATTTCTCGCAAGACGTCCCCCGTAGCCCAGTCGAAGACAATCACGCAGGGAGTGCCCGTTGCAAAGCCTCCTTTGGGTTCCTTCTGACCAGTCGCAGCCAATCGATCGCCCTGAGGACTAAAGACTAAGCGACGCACGCCACCGCATTCTTGGTTGTAATGTTTTTGATACAGCGGGACAGCACTTAGTTCACGAATCGATTTGCCGGTATCGAGATCCCATTGCCTAATGATGCCAAACAAGTCGCCCGAGACCAAGCTTTTGCCATCGGGCGTAAAGGCCAGGCTCATCACTTTTGATCCGTGCGCCCAATGGGAAACGGGAGCACCATCGACCGTGGACCAGATCCGCACGACTCCATCGTTACCACCAGTGGCGACCCGTGTCCCGGTCGGATGAATTGCGATCGTTCGAATCCAACCTTCGTGCGCGGATTGGTGGTTCCATAAGGGTTCGCTGGTTTCCGGTTGCGAATAGGGATAACAGGCTAACTGCCCCCAGGAATCGACAGTGTATAGATGGCTGAGCTTCGGATGGAAGGCGAGTCCGCAAATCCAACCATTATGTCCTGTTAGCGATTCGCCTTGCGTGAGCCCCGTACCGTTCTCTTCCGTCGGGTCGGCCACCGTCCAACGCACTATTTTTGCGTCTTGCCCGACGGCGACAAGCCATTGACCATCGGGAGAGAACCGGGCGTGCCAGAGCATTCGTTCGTATTCAATCGGCTTGCCGATCGGCTGCGGCGTCAGTGCCGCTATCGGTTCGTCTGTTTGTGGTTTGTCAGCCATCCGGAAAACGTCCAGTCTAAGAAAGCAACTCGGAAATAGCACTGAAATCATCATGTGCGACCGGCAACGGTTGGTCCTGATTGATGTATTCCATGTGCTCTTTAGGAATTCCCAACGCTTGAAACCATGTATGAAACAGATGACCGATGTCGTGTTCGGGACCTTCGACAAAAGTGCCCAAGGCATTGGTCGCCCCTACGACGGCCCCTCTTTGAATCCCGCAACCTGCCATCGCGACCGACCAAGCTTCGGGCCAATGGTCGCGTCCGCAGTGCGAGTTAATACGCGGGGTCCGTCCAAATTCGCTTAATACAATTACCAGTACATTGTCCAACAGACTTCGATCCGCTAGATCTTCAATAAGCGCTGCGAAAGGTTGATCAAATTGTCGATGAAGGCAATCGCTGGAATTAAAATGGTCACCGTGGCTGTCCCAGTGATAGGAGTTAACCTTCACAAATCGGACACCCGCTTCGATCAATCGCCGCCCCATCAAGAGATGTCGTCCCAATTCATGGGATCCATAACGAACAACATCTTTTGCGGGAACCTTGGACTCATCAAACAGGTCCATCCTGCGCATTAGTGTTTGAGCGATGTCGTAGACGCTGGTATCCGCGGCCATTTCATTGTTGAATCGGCGTTTTCCAAAGCGTTCGTTGAAACGGGTGCGGAGTTCCTGTCGCAGTTGGTAGTCCGCACTGGTCAAAGATGGATGTGGAAGCAAGTTTGCGGGTGGTTTGGCGTCTCCTAGTGCGAGGGCACCATAAGATGGCCCTAGGAATCCAGCGTCCTGTGTTTTGAATCCACCGCTACCCGGCTTCACCCAAACGTAAGGGGGCAGTCCGGTCTTTGTTGGACCCATCAGTTTGGCAACGGCCGAGCCAAGATAGGGATAGACAACGCCGCGTTCCTTGGGGTCGCCACGATTAATGCGTGCCACTCCGGCGGAGTGGCTGTTGTCCTGCGTGTGGACGCTGCGCAGGATCGCAAGGTGATGCATCTGCTGAGCGGTTTTGGGAAGCAGTTCCGAGACGTGAATCCCGGGGACCGAGGTCGGGATGGCCCGAAAGGGACCGCCAAACTGGGTATTCGGTTTCGGGTCCCAGCTTTCTAATTGGCTCATCCCTCCGTCCAGCCAAATACAAAGCACCTGTCGATCTTTGTCGCGAAGGTCTTCGGCTACAACGGGACGGAGCATGTTTCCAAAGCCCAACGTTGCGGCTCCAGCACCCATAAAGTGACGGCGTGAGAGCCGATGTTCGTGTGGACGACAAAGGGGCGATCTAGACATAGTGTTTTGTTTCAGTGATTGATATTGAATTCCGTGGATGCAAATAGAGCCCACACCCAGTGTGTCAGGCGGGCCTCGCGTTGATCGCTGTTTTCGTTCAAAAAAGACGCGAGTTCGGTTCTCTCTTCTTCACTGGGCGGACGACTGACAATCGATAGGTACAATTCGTCCGCCAAGGCGGTCTGGTCATAAATCCCCATTAGACGATCAACCAAATTGTCTGGTTGACGCTGCAACGCGGTAAGCACATCGTTATCGTTGGCGAAGAACAAAGCACTTTGCACCGAAGGATGGCGGTGGTCTTCATGTTCGCGGGCTGGATTTGCCAGGGCGGCAACAAATAGCGGTTCCAGTAACGATAGAACTTCTTGCCGTGCCTCCTGATCTTTGTTGCCATCGATCGCTTGGACAAAACTTTGAACCGCTTGCTCGGCAGAAAGACGTTTGGGAATCGCCACGACGTATTGATGCGGAACTAGCCGTTGAGGATCGATGCTGGGGTCCGCGACGCGACTGCTGCGCTGATAGGTGTCGCTTAACGCTATCTCACGGATCAGCCACTTCAAATCAAATCGATGGGCTGCCAGTTCGGTCGCCAATAATTCCAGCAACTCAGGATGGGTTGGTGGGTTGTCGGCATGATGGGAATCCAGAGGCTCAACAAGGCCGCGGCCGAGCATTAGATGCCAGATTCGATTGGCGATATTTCGCGAGAATCGGGAATTGTCGGCAACTGGCAATTCGGCAGCGACCAGGGAGAGCGGGCTGTACTTACTGTCGTCACCCAATTCGGTCGGCACTTCAAATTCCTTGCCGAACGGAATGCGTGGGCCGGTTGTAGCCGGAGTCGATTCGAAGACCGACACGAATTCCAGTTTCTCTGCCAACGGCTTTTCAGTGACCAATGGGAACGGCGCAGCCTTGTCTGGTTTAAGCGTCTGGGTAACGGCCAACAGCCCTTGGAAATCCAATTGTGTGTATTCGTCAACGAACAGGTGATCGTGGCACTGGGCGCACTGCAGGTCAACGCCGAGGAACAGTCGCCCGATGTCACGGGTCAGTCCAGGATGGTCAACTGGATTTTGCCCGTACTTTTCTAGCCGCTTCGTTAGAAAGAATGACGCCCCTTGATGGCTTTGCTGTGAGGGTTCTGGTTCCAGCATCGCCCGAACCATTTGGTCCCAAGATTCATTCTCTGCAAAGGCCGTTAGTAAGAATTTCTGCCATGTTTCATGACTGCCACGTCGTTCCATCAACATTACATCAAACGCATCTCGCATCCGATCTGCATAGGTCGGCGCTGCCAATAATTGGTCGATAACTTTTGCCCGTTTACCGGGGGATGAATCGGCCAAGAACTGCCGCGTAACATCTGCCGGCGGAATCTTTCCCGCAAGATCAAGCCAAACTCGCCGGAAAAATTCGGCGTCATCCGCGATGACTGGTTCCGCTCCATCCTCAAATTGCCTGGTTATGATTTGGTCCAAACGCTGATGCAACGATTGGCTGTCATCGCACCAAGCGGGGACGCAAATGATTAGCAACCAAAAAGTTTGGATATAGCGAGGGAGTGAGCCAAGTTTTCCCAAGGGAAGGCTCCGAAGTAGGTGGGCTAAAAAAGGTGGGGTATCCAGCTGACCAACTAAACGATTGGCAAATGGTAATAGTCCTCTGAAGCTTCCGTGTTTCCTTGTCGCTTCCGTGTTTCCTTGTCGTTGGCGACTGGCAATCTAACAAGCATCGGCGCGAAGGTTTAAAAGGTTTTAATCGAGTATTGCGTTCCTCCGAACCCATTGCACTCAATCAATGTAGGTGCTGTGCGGGGGGGATGCAACAAAATTCCAGGGGAGACCGATGCCGGGGCCGTATTGTGCGACCGAGCGATGGAGTGGATCGAGGAAACGGCTTGTTGATTTTGTGATTGTCGCGTTTCGCTCCGCGACAGAACGCTCCCTTAAATCTACTTCCGCGGAGCGTAAGGCTACAAGCTTTCTCCGCTTTCGATTAAATCAACAGACCGTAAGGGCAACGGAGAGTTGAAGTTGCGAATGGTTGCCGGGAAGTTACTCTTGGCGACGTGTTTTTTGGCGACTTGGTGTGGTGGTTGATCATCTACTGCTTACCGGGTGACCTTGGTCCCTTTTTGACTTTTCAATATTCCGAATGAGGATTAACCGCATGCCTAGTTGTCGTACCGCGCTTGTGACTGGTGGTTCGGGTGGCATTGGTAGCGAAATATGTAGGCGGTTAGCCTCGGATGGTTTTCGCGTTGTGGTCCACTATGGATCGGATCAGAAGTCCGCGGACGATGTTGTTCGACAAATTGTGGATGGTGGGGGAACGGCAGTGGCCAGTTCTGCGGATATCACCGAGGAAGCGGATGTCGAGAAATTGTTTGATTTTGCGACCAGCAAATTTGGTGGTCTGGACGCTGTGGTTGCGAACGCGGGGACGGGCGGCGGTGGACCGATCGCCGATGTAAAACTTTCTGATTTTAAGAGACTGCTGGATGTCAATCTGACCGGGGCATTCTTGACGCTTCGTGAAGCGGCCAGACGGCTGAACGAAGATGGGCGACTTGTGTTCGTCTCGTCGCAACTGGCTGAGCGACCACGTATTGGGACCGGTGTCTATTCCGCGACCAAAGCTGCGGTCGACGCGATGATTGTGGCGATGTCGCACGAACTTGGTGGGCGAGGGATTACGGTCAATAGTGTTCGTCCTGGGGCAACCGAGCCCGGGATGTTTGCGGATAGCGACGATGATCGAAAACAGTTCTTCCGCGAACTTTCACCTTTTAAACGCATCGGACATCCAAGCGACATTGCGTCGGTTGTTTCCTTTTTGGCCAGCAAAGAAGCGTGTTGGATCACGGGCCAACATATCCGCGTCGACGGTGGCGCGTCTAACTAAACAAAGTCCTCCGCTTTGCGATTCTTATCTAGCTATCTTTTCTCAACCACGGCAAATCAAATGAATTCACTGCCCGGAGCTTCGGTTCCCGAAGCACTCCAACGAAAACTATCGCCATCTTTCTTGTTATTGCGACTCGGGGTCGGAATCGTGTTCTTCATGTGGACGTTAGACAAATTGATGAATCCCGCACATGCGGCGGGGATTTTCGAACGCTACTACATGATGGAAGGGTTGGGGATGTCATTGATGTTGGGAATCGGCGTCGTGCAGATGATCTTGGTGATCGCTTTTGTGACGGGGACATTCCGCACGCTCTCATACTCGCTGATTACCGTTTTGCATACGGTGTCAACCGTTAGTTGTTATCAGCAATACATGAATCCATGGGAAAAGCCAAATCTGCTCTTCTTTGCCGCATTTCCGATGCTGGCTGCCTGCGTGACGCTCTGGCTGCTACGTGAGTATGATCAGTGGACGGTTGATGGCTGCAGGAAAACGTCTAAGCAAACCAATCTGGCGATATAGTGATCGTAGCCTTTCGCTCGTGACGTGAAGTCTATAACTGACGATTTCAACCCTGCCCATCCGAGTCTGGGTACAGTGCTTTTAGCCCAACGGGCGACAGACAAGGGTGGTTCTGTCGCCCGCTGGGCTTTCTTTTTCGCGATACCCACTCCGGCCGCTTGAGCCGCCGGCAAGTATCTGCCGCCCTCCGGGCTACCTGTTCACTCGGTGCTATGTAGACTCGTCAACGGCTGCAACCCCTTCATTTATCGATTGCACGTCCCGAGCGAAAGGCGGCACACCGTAACCTAACGAACTTCCCCTAGTCGTTGGTTTTGCCAACCACTCAATCGGAAACACGGGTTTCCGAAACCGGTTGTTACGACAGAGTGCTACATCGGAATCGACGTTTTGAATTCGGGTGGTTTTAGAGCCATGACCGAGCAATCCAAATGGTCGAGCAAGCTATGGGCCGTGTTACCCATTAGTAAACCCAGCAG comes from the Roseimaritima multifibrata genome and includes:
- a CDS encoding DUF1549 domain-containing protein; this encodes MGKLGSLPRYIQTFWLLIICVPAWCDDSQSLHQRLDQIITRQFEDGAEPVIADDAEFFRRVWLDLAGKIPPADVTRQFLADSSPGKRAKVIDQLLAAPTYADRMRDAFDVMLMERRGSHETWQKFLLTAFAENESWDQMVRAMLEPEPSQQSHQGASFFLTKRLEKYGQNPVDHPGLTRDIGRLFLGVDLQCAQCHDHLFVDEYTQLDFQGLLAVTQTLKPDKAAPFPLVTEKPLAEKLEFVSVFESTPATTGPRIPFGKEFEVPTELGDDSKYSPLSLVAAELPVADNSRFSRNIANRIWHLMLGRGLVEPLDSHHADNPPTHPELLELLATELAAHRFDLKWLIREIALSDTYQRSSRVADPSIDPQRLVPHQYVVAIPKRLSAEQAVQSFVQAIDGNKDQEARQEVLSLLEPLFVAALANPAREHEDHRHPSVQSALFFANDNDVLTALQRQPDNLVDRLMGIYDQTALADELYLSIVSRPPSEEERTELASFLNENSDQREARLTHWVWALFASTEFNINH
- a CDS encoding WD40 repeat domain-containing protein translates to MADKPQTDEPIAALTPQPIGKPIEYERMLWHARFSPDGQWLVAVGQDAKIVRWTVADPTEENGTGLTQGESLTGHNGWICGLAFHPKLSHLYTVDSWGQLACYPYSQPETSEPLWNHQSAHEGWIRTIAIHPTGTRVATGGNDGVVRIWSTVDGAPVSHWAHGSKVMSLAFTPDGKSLVSGDLFGIIRQWDLDTGKSIRELSAVPLYQKHYNQECGGVRRLVFSPQGDRLAATGQKEPKGGFATGTPCVIVFDWATGDVLREMVVGDQNDGFAYDAMFHSSGNVVACSSAFPRKGPFWLWHPESEQALLIDKKLSNGLSLSLHPDGRRLALLTSNAPNGNGRGLKDGEYPGGRSRIVLMQLST
- a CDS encoding DUF1501 domain-containing protein; the protein is MSRSPLCRPHEHRLSRRHFMGAGAATLGFGNMLRPVVAEDLRDKDRQVLCIWLDGGMSQLESWDPKPNTQFGGPFRAIPTSVPGIHVSELLPKTAQQMHHLAILRSVHTQDNSHSAGVARINRGDPKERGVVYPYLGSAVAKLMGPTKTGLPPYVWVKPGSGGFKTQDAGFLGPSYGALALGDAKPPANLLPHPSLTSADYQLRQELRTRFNERFGKRRFNNEMAADTSVYDIAQTLMRRMDLFDESKVPAKDVVRYGSHELGRHLLMGRRLIEAGVRFVKVNSYHWDSHGDHFNSSDCLHRQFDQPFAALIEDLADRSLLDNVLVIVLSEFGRTPRINSHCGRDHWPEAWSVAMAGCGIQRGAVVGATNALGTFVEGPEHDIGHLFHTWFQALGIPKEHMEYINQDQPLPVAHDDFSAISELLS
- a CDS encoding amidohydrolase family protein, with translation MNDRSDFDKRLPLNRRQAIGAIAGGVAAASMTSPVDAADQSSLVVDSHLHCFAGPEDARFPYHERAPYRPGQPATPEFLLERMDGAGVDHAIVVHPEPYQDDHRYLEHCIDIGNGRLKGTCLFFSDQPKSLERLPQFLRQHEDHIVATRLHAYAPGRLPPWGSPELDRLWAIATDAGVAMQVHLEPRYAARLDPYLRRYKETRVIIDHLGRPMQGTPEEHAVVLGWSELPNTVMKLAAIPPQDKYPHRDVAPVIARLAELWGAERLIYGGGFNANTTDASYREYRQKIAAMLPNFSDEDRKKVLGGNAAKLFGFDA
- a CDS encoding SDR family oxidoreductase, with protein sequence MPSCRTALVTGGSGGIGSEICRRLASDGFRVVVHYGSDQKSADDVVRQIVDGGGTAVASSADITEEADVEKLFDFATSKFGGLDAVVANAGTGGGGPIADVKLSDFKRLLDVNLTGAFLTLREAARRLNEDGRLVFVSSQLAERPRIGTGVYSATKAAVDAMIVAMSHELGGRGITVNSVRPGATEPGMFADSDDDRKQFFRELSPFKRIGHPSDIASVVSFLASKEACWITGQHIRVDGGASN